The genomic segment GCTGTATAGCGCCGTCGAGCGAAAGCTCACCCATGATAACGTAATCCGGCAGCAAATCGGGTTTAATCTGTTCCGATGCAGCCATAATGCCAATGGCCAGTGGTAAATCGTAAGCCGAGCCCTCCTTGCGGATGTCGGCCGGAGCCATGTTGATTACGATTCTCTTTTTGGGAAACTTGTAGCCATTAGTCTCTAGTGCCGACATAACACGCTGTTGGCTCTCCTTAACAGCGCTATCGGGTAACCCAACAAGGAAAAAGTTTACCCCTTGCCCAACACTTACCTCAATGGTAATTGTTGTTGCTTTGATGCCATGAACCGCACTACCAAAGGTCTTTACAAGCATAACTCGATAAAAAACCGGAATAGTTTGGCCTATTCCGGTGATTTCATTAATGGCATACCGATAAGGTTCTTGCCTCTTGCATCAGCTTACGGGTTAATTTGCTTAGCTCAACCTTTGCGGCCATAAGTTCGTCAGGACTTGCAGCTGCACAAAGAACCTCAATGGCTTGATTTTCGGCATCATTGCATCCATCGGGGTCATCTGAAGTAGCTTTTTCCTTATCGCAGTAATATTTGCTATCGCCTACCTCGTAGTAACAGTCCCCTCCATCGGTTGGGCAACAAACGTTGGCGATTTCACACTGGGGTGGCTCAAATTTCTGGCAAACATCCTCTTCTTCCTTTTCGCAACCCCAGGTTAGGAATGCCAGCACTGCTCCTAGAATAATTGGGGCAACCAGTAACTTCTTTCGCATAACTTTATTGGTTTAAGTGTTTAACTATGATAGATTTGAACTGCTCAAAGGGCATATAACCCCGAAAAACTCTACCCTCAATAACAAATGTAGGTGTTCCGGTAAATCCAAATTTATCAAATTCGTTCCGGATTTGCAAAATATAATCCATCGATTCATTCCCTAGAATGCACTCAGCAACCAGTGGGTCGCTATCAATGAAATGGTTGACCATTTCACGGAACTCGTCACTATATATCACGCTACTATTTGTAACTAGCAGCTCATGCAACTTCCCATAATACCCGTATCGGTTAATACATACTGCTGTTTTCACCTCATTTATCCGGTCAGTGTTATTTGAGTGCTCCACTATTTTCAAAACCAAGCGTACCTTTCCGTTGGAAATGAATTCCCTTTCAAGCTCAGGATAAACCTCAGTAAAAAAAAGCCTGCAGTAACCGCAATGGTAACTTATGTACGCGTAAATGGTAAGCTGAGCCGAATCGCTTCCAAACGTTATATCTAGAGGATTGGATGAAATAGGTGCGACTAGCTTACTAGTCCTATTTTGGACCAATTGCCACGCTTTTATGCCAATTAAAACGATAAGTACAATGGAAATCGCTACTGCAATCCACTCAATTGGTCTTAACTTCCTTCCCATCCTTATTTTCATCAGCTGGTTTCCGTTTGGGTTCCTTTCTGTCCAATTCGGTACTAAAGTTCATTACATGGGGGTGAAAAACCAAATTAAGCCCGCGTTCCTGAACGCGAATGGTGGCCTTCATGATAGCCTGTAACTCCTTAGTATCAAACCCATATTTTGATTCTTTTCCTCTTTCAAACGCTACAAGGTATAGCCCTGAGCGTTTAGCCTTGTTTGGCCCTTCAAATCCCTCGTCCTTCAAACCCTGTTTTTTCAAAAGCTTTTTGGATTTTCCAAGCATTACATCACCGGGGTAAACCACAAAGTGATACTCGTAGTCATCGGCAAAGCTTTGCATACCGTAAACCGACATATCCATGGCGGTACTTACGATGTTGGTTTTTGGGAAGTAAATCTGGTTGTTGTAAATAAACACGCTTGTTTCCAGGGTATTAAAGACAATATTGTTTAACTCATTAAGGTTAGTAAACTTTGACAGCTCCATGGCAGGCTCAAAGTTGTATATACCTCCATTTTCAAGCTTAAAGTTGCCTAAAAGGTTCATCTTGTCATATAGCAGGTTGGTGTCCTGCATCACAATTCGCCCAAAAACCGTACCTGTAACTATTCCATCGATATTTTTATGGGTGATATAATCCTGCTCAAAATCGTCGTTTTGTTCTAGCAGCTGCTTGATATTTACCCTATTCGATTCATTCTTGAACTCAATGATTTCCAGTGGATACTTGCGGGTGTCGTAAACCAACGAGGTAACTAAACTACCCCCAAAAGCATTCATTCGTAGTTCATCAAGTACATAGAGGCTATCGTCAATTCTAAATTTTGTAGATAGGTTATCAAGAATTACCTTCCCGTATTTTATTCTGTCAACCTTAGCAATACCCCTAACAATGTATTGAGGCATGTAGGATGATGATGTATCAGATGGAATGGAATCGGAAATGGTTGGAATCGAATCGTTTTGGGATAGGTTTGTTGAATCTTCTTCCATAAATGGAAGGAACATGTCGTAATCTATCTTGTTAGCCCAAAGCGACGTGTTAACAATCAGCTTTTTGTCTTTTTCCTCTTTGAGAAATGCCTTGTATACATTCCAAATTGATGTGGAATCGGATTTGAATTCAAGGTCTTTGTAATTTCCTAACAGATTACTAATTCTAATCGTATCGTTTGCCATTGAAAGGGTAAGCGATAGCCTATCGATGCCAATCAGGCTATCGTTGGGCAATGAAAAACCAAAATCATTGATTTGCGCAGCAAACATGCTGTTCTCAAATAGGATTGGCATTATCTGCTTATCAATTGAATCGGGGTTAATTGTTCCCGATGTGCTAAATCCAAAATCTATCTTACCGGTAACAAGGCTAACAAGCGTATCGGGAATAAATTGCTGCACCTCATCCAAATCGACATACAAACGGCCTTCGGCTTTGAAAACGGGGCTTTTCAAGTTTTTGAACTTCATCTTACTGCTAAAACTACTATTGCCCATGGCAATATGAAGCGTATCGACCCTTACATCAATTTTATCGAGCTCCGATATCCGTCCTATGACCTTTACTTTAAGTAAACCATCCTTTAAACCTACCTTATAGGCAGGCAAACGTAATGAGAGGTTGTTTACCGTTAGTTCCTTGCCAGGGCTATATGTTACCTCGGCATTTAATTCCTTTACAACATTAACCGTATCTACCCCAGCATTGATATTGCTAAAAGTTAAGGAAAATCCTGTGTTGTCCATAAAGTAATCGGAGCTGTTCACATCAAGGTATTCGGGCATTTTACCCCTGGTAAAAAATTTAGCATCAATCAAACCGGAAAGTTCTGTCAGAATGCTATCGGGTAGCAATGGGGCAAACTCGTCGAGGACAAGATGCATATCGCCTTGAATGTTGTAAAGCGGTTTGCTTGGATTTTTCAGCCTAAGAGTTAGGTTAGCCCTGCTTTGCTGAGTTTCAAGATTGAATTTTTTAATATTTACTGCTGATGTGGCAAGGTAGTTCGGGTTAGGGATTGAAACGCTTCCCTCGAAGTCAAGCTTATTTACTTTTGGGTATTGTTTTGTTTCAACTACACCTTTCCTCAAGTCAAAATCAACAAAAACGCTTGGAAGCATTAGGGTATCGTATAAATACCCCCTAACAATTGTGTTAAACTTAAGGGTTCCTCCAAGCTTCGATAATCCATACTCCTTAATCATACCCTCAGGAACAAAGCCATAAAGCTCGGCAAGGTTAAGTTTTGGCAAAGCAAGGCTAAAATCCATCCAGATTGAATCCGATAGGGTTGCGTTACCAGTGGCTTTAAGTTCAATGCCATTTACATCAAGCTTGGCAAAGTCGAGTAAAAGGTTTCCATTATCGTAATCAACACTGTACGAAAAGTTGAGGTTTGTAACCTTCTCCAGTGGTAAATCGGCAAACCGGGTATTGGTTACAACAATTTCGCCTTTACTTTTTCCCCAGATACTATCGCCCGAAACCCTTCCCTCAAGGTGAAGTTCAGGAATAACAATATCCGCTGCAGCCTTTAGCTTTTGGTCGGAATATGTTAAGTGAATATCGCTAAGGGTAAGATTCTTTAAAAGAATGTTTAGAATGGTTTGGGTAACTGTATCTACAGGAGTTTCAACTGTATCGGGAGGTATTAAAAAATCAAAATTCGATTTCCCAGTAGAGTCAACAAGGTAATTTACTCTAAATCCATTCAGCTCAACCCCGTTAATTATTACCTTATCTTTGAGTAGTGGGTATGCCTTTACGGAAACAAAAACGTTTTTAAACCCAACCAGTGTATCAGGTAAACTCCCTATACCAATTACGCGCACCGAGTCGGCCTGCTGACCTAACTTAAAGTCAGATATGCGAACTGTAAGATTTGGAAATTCCCGAAAAGGAACTAACGAAACCTCCCCGTAGGAGATAGGTGCTTTTAGACTTGATTCAATCTCCTTAACCGCAAGACGAATAATGCTTCCCTCAAACAGCTTTGCAATCCCAATAATAATGAATACCAGTAGGTGTAGAAAGATAATAGTTAGGCCAAAATACTTTAACAACCTTACAACAAAACGCTTTGTCTTCATACCCTGTAATCGGAATTATTAGTTTTTGCAATCGGAGTTACTAAAGAACTTCCATTTACGGTACTTACGTAATGTATTGTTGAGCTCTGAACCTCGGAGGTTCTTTGCAATAACTACGCCCGAACTGTCCACCAGAAAGTTCATCGGTATAGCATTGATACTGTACGCTTTTGCAGCCTCGCTCCGCCAACCCTTTAGGTCGCTTACATGGTAAGGCCATACTAATTTATCGTCGGCTATTGCGTTTACCCAGTTATTGCGTTTCAGGTCAAGCGATACGCTGAATATCGCAAATCCATTTCCATTGGTAAAGCATGCATCCTTGTACTTATTGTAAACCTCTGCAAGTACAGGGTTTTCCTTTCTACAGGGCGAGCACCACGATGCCCAAAAATCGACCAGCACCAGTTTCCCCCTTAACGACGAAAGCTTAAACTCCTCACCATTGGGACCATTCCCAGTGATATCAGGGACTATCTGCCCAACAGTAATCTCCTGCGAATAACCACTTTGGCATAAAGCCATTGCGCTGATTACCAAAAGGTGTATTAGGTTAATTCTCATGCTTGGAATTTTATTCTTTTCAACTCAAATTTCATGCAATTTATGGAATTTTAAACAGATTTTGGGTGAAATGAGAAAATAAAAATTGGGGGAATTTTTTTTGGATAGTTGTTAGTGTTTTGTGTTTCGTGTTTTGTGAAATGCTTTTTTTTCTCTTTCAACTATCAACCATCAACTGTAAACTCTGCTCGTCAACCTGAGCGGCCTGTCCCGCCCTAGCGGGGAGCGAAGGATCTCTACCTTTGGTCAGTATTGATATGGTTCGGCAAAGCTCAGCATGACAACCTTCTTATGAACAACGAGCAACAGTGAGTATCACAGAGTTACACAATGCCACACTATGTTACACAAAGTATGTGACGTGCTATTCACGAATAACGATCAACGAACAACGAGCAACGAAGACTGCTTCCAGCCCCGTAGGGGCTAAATGTTTGTAACCCCATGGCTACTCCCGCATTTAAAACGATGCACACAATACATATTCCAAAGAGTAACTCTAATGCGTTGCATCACAATGGGAAAGCATGGCAAAGAGCGATTTACACGTTCTTTCTTGTCTTGATACAAGAAAGAACCAAAGAAAATCAAGGCTGAAAAGCCCGACCCGATGGGTACCCCGTGGGTGGAACTGCCACGCGATACTATTCGCCACGCCTGCGGCGTGACTCATGTGGTATCGCTTACTAAGCCCACCACCACGTTCCACCCCCGACCCATTAGCGGGTTAGGCTTTTATGCCAATGCTTATATCGCTCCTTATTGGTTGAGGAAACACGTTAATAGAGAGTTGCAGGTTCTAAGAGATGCTTCGACTAGCTCAGCATGACAATAGTTTCACGAACAACGATCCACGAACAACGCTTACAGCCCCGTAGGGGCGTAATATTTGTA from the Tenuifilum sp. 4138str genome contains:
- a CDS encoding AsmA family protein, whose product is MKTKRFVVRLLKYFGLTIIFLHLLVFIIIGIAKLFEGSIIRLAVKEIESSLKAPISYGEVSLVPFREFPNLTVRISDFKLGQQADSVRVIGIGSLPDTLVGFKNVFVSVKAYPLLKDKVIINGVELNGFRVNYLVDSTGKSNFDFLIPPDTVETPVDTVTQTILNILLKNLTLSDIHLTYSDQKLKAAADIVIPELHLEGRVSGDSIWGKSKGEIVVTNTRFADLPLEKVTNLNFSYSVDYDNGNLLLDFAKLDVNGIELKATGNATLSDSIWMDFSLALPKLNLAELYGFVPEGMIKEYGLSKLGGTLKFNTIVRGYLYDTLMLPSVFVDFDLRKGVVETKQYPKVNKLDFEGSVSIPNPNYLATSAVNIKKFNLETQQSRANLTLRLKNPSKPLYNIQGDMHLVLDEFAPLLPDSILTELSGLIDAKFFTRGKMPEYLDVNSSDYFMDNTGFSLTFSNINAGVDTVNVVKELNAEVTYSPGKELTVNNLSLRLPAYKVGLKDGLLKVKVIGRISELDKIDVRVDTLHIAMGNSSFSSKMKFKNLKSPVFKAEGRLYVDLDEVQQFIPDTLVSLVTGKIDFGFSTSGTINPDSIDKQIMPILFENSMFAAQINDFGFSLPNDSLIGIDRLSLTLSMANDTIRISNLLGNYKDLEFKSDSTSIWNVYKAFLKEEKDKKLIVNTSLWANKIDYDMFLPFMEEDSTNLSQNDSIPTISDSIPSDTSSSYMPQYIVRGIAKVDRIKYGKVILDNLSTKFRIDDSLYVLDELRMNAFGGSLVTSLVYDTRKYPLEIIEFKNESNRVNIKQLLEQNDDFEQDYITHKNIDGIVTGTVFGRIVMQDTNLLYDKMNLLGNFKLENGGIYNFEPAMELSKFTNLNELNNIVFNTLETSVFIYNNQIYFPKTNIVSTAMDMSVYGMQSFADDYEYHFVVYPGDVMLGKSKKLLKKQGLKDEGFEGPNKAKRSGLYLVAFERGKESKYGFDTKELQAIMKATIRVQERGLNLVFHPHVMNFSTELDRKEPKRKPADENKDGKEVKTN
- a CDS encoding DsbA family protein yields the protein MGRKLRPIEWIAVAISIVLIVLIGIKAWQLVQNRTSKLVAPISSNPLDITFGSDSAQLTIYAYISYHCGYCRLFFTEVYPELEREFISNGKVRLVLKIVEHSNNTDRINEVKTAVCINRYGYYGKLHELLVTNSSVIYSDEFREMVNHFIDSDPLVAECILGNESMDYILQIRNEFDKFGFTGTPTFVIEGRVFRGYMPFEQFKSIIVKHLNQ
- a CDS encoding peroxiredoxin family protein: MRINLIHLLVISAMALCQSGYSQEITVGQIVPDITGNGPNGEEFKLSSLRGKLVLVDFWASWCSPCRKENPVLAEVYNKYKDACFTNGNGFAIFSVSLDLKRNNWVNAIADDKLVWPYHVSDLKGWRSEAAKAYSINAIPMNFLVDSSGVVIAKNLRGSELNNTLRKYRKWKFFSNSDCKN